One Gemmatimonadota bacterium DNA window includes the following coding sequences:
- a CDS encoding ABC transporter permease — MLSRILRRLGWAAVVLWGTTVITFLIVHAVPADPVRVYAGANADAETIERIRAEMGFDDPLIVQYGRYIGNLLRGDLGTSLVTGERVLDALLARFPVTLSLALTAVCLWMLMSVPLGVLTAKYRGRAIDRTVLIVSLVAISLPVFWLARMLQYYLAYQTGLFPVGGWAGWTHIILPSATLALVITGYYARLVHTNMVEVLNADYVRVARAKGIPEYVVLFKHGLRNAVIPVITVLGLDMAALMGGVVFTENVFALPGLGVLALQSVFNLDVPMIMGVVLFSATMVVCANIVVDFVYMWIDPRVEGM; from the coding sequence ATGTTGAGCCGGATCCTGCGCCGCCTGGGATGGGCGGCCGTGGTACTGTGGGGGACCACGGTGATCACGTTTCTGATCGTGCACGCGGTTCCGGCCGATCCGGTGCGGGTATACGCGGGGGCGAACGCCGATGCGGAGACGATCGAGCGGATCCGCGCCGAAATGGGCTTCGATGATCCGCTCATCGTGCAGTACGGCCGCTACATCGGCAACCTGCTGCGAGGCGACCTCGGCACGTCCCTGGTGACGGGGGAACGGGTCCTCGACGCCCTCCTGGCCAGGTTCCCGGTAACCCTCTCCCTGGCGCTGACGGCCGTATGTCTGTGGATGCTGATGAGCGTGCCGCTGGGCGTCCTCACGGCGAAGTACCGCGGTAGGGCCATCGACCGGACGGTGCTCATCGTATCCCTGGTCGCCATTTCCCTGCCCGTCTTCTGGCTGGCCCGCATGCTGCAGTACTACCTGGCCTACCAAACCGGCCTGTTTCCGGTGGGCGGATGGGCGGGCTGGACCCACATCATCCTGCCGTCGGCGACCCTCGCCCTGGTGATTACAGGATATTACGCCCGGCTGGTGCACACGAACATGGTGGAGGTGCTGAACGCCGACTACGTGCGCGTAGCCCGCGCCAAGGGGATCCCCGAGTACGTCGTCCTGTTCAAGCACGGGCTGCGGAACGCCGTCATCCCCGTCATCACCGTACTCGGCCTCGACATGGCTGCCCTCATGGGCGGTGTGGTGTTTACCGAGAACGTCTTCGCCCTGCCGGGACTGGGCGTCCTGGCCCTGCAGTCGGTCTTCAATCTCGACGTGCCCATGATCATGGGCGTCGTGCTCTTCTCGGCCACGATGGTCGTCTGCGCCAACATCGTGGTGGATTTCGTGTATATGTGGATCGATCCCAGGGTCGAGGGGATGTAG
- a CDS encoding ABC transporter permease — protein MTVISPSAAGVESEETGPASLTFLRRMLKHRMVCAGGGLVLFLAALALAAPVLTGLGYLQDPMLQLADGLNADGLPIPPGDRFLLGTDQLGRDVLARLVHGTRISLLVGIVAMLIAVCVGVTVGMLAGFHGGWVNTLLMRGTDVMLAIPGLLLAIAFAGLMDGRVIRIHIESLDWHVLDITLKRGLVSVFLVIGLVSWTWIARTIRSQVLILKTREFVTSSRAIGCSDIRIMVRHLLPNILPLTIVLGSLATANTVLLDAGLSYLGVGVPPPAPSWGTMIAEGQPYFIVSPHLTVAPGLFIVAAVVGFNLLGQGLQEVLDPYVKEGQGR, from the coding sequence ATGACCGTCATTTCCCCATCTGCCGCCGGCGTCGAGTCGGAAGAGACCGGCCCGGCGTCTCTGACCTTCCTGCGGCGCATGCTGAAGCACCGCATGGTCTGCGCCGGCGGCGGACTGGTCCTGTTCCTGGCGGCCCTGGCACTGGCTGCCCCGGTCCTGACCGGGCTGGGTTATCTACAGGACCCTATGCTGCAGTTGGCCGACGGCCTCAACGCCGACGGGTTGCCCATCCCGCCCGGCGACCGGTTTCTCCTAGGTACGGACCAGCTCGGACGGGACGTGCTGGCCCGCCTGGTACACGGTACCCGCATCTCCCTGCTTGTCGGCATCGTGGCCATGCTCATCGCTGTTTGCGTCGGGGTGACCGTGGGCATGCTCGCGGGATTCCACGGCGGCTGGGTGAATACCTTGCTCATGCGCGGAACCGATGTCATGCTGGCCATACCCGGGCTGCTTCTGGCCATCGCCTTCGCCGGACTGATGGATGGACGCGTGATCCGTATCCACATCGAATCCCTGGACTGGCACGTGCTGGACATCACGCTGAAACGGGGCCTGGTCAGCGTGTTCCTCGTCATCGGGCTCGTCAGCTGGACCTGGATCGCCCGGACCATACGAAGCCAGGTACTGATCCTGAAGACCCGGGAGTTTGTCACGTCATCACGGGCTATCGGCTGTTCCGATATCCGCATCATGGTGCGGCATCTCCTGCCCAACATCCTTCCCCTGACCATCGTGCTCGGTTCCCTGGCGACGGCGAACACGGTTCTGCTCGACGCCGGTCTGAGTTATCTCGGGGTTGGTGTTCCGCCGCCCGCGCCGTCGTGGGGTACCATGATTGCCGAGGGACAGCCGTACTTCATCGTCTCTCCGCACCTCACCGTGGCGCCGGGCCTGTTCATAGTCGCGGCCGTGGTGGGATTCAACCTGCTCGGCCAGGGCCTGCAGGAGGTACTGGATCCCTACGTGAAGGAGGGACAGGGACGATGA
- a CDS encoding Gfo/Idh/MocA family oxidoreductase yields MADRVYGVLLVSFSKHSHQSSFVPAFVDHPRIRIVGVADDADIDPYLKPQNRTWAEQLGVPYLEGIETAVQGDEVDVVSIGHEIERRAEIARLAARAGKHLWIDKYIGANMRECRDVVDAVEGSGVTSILPSYVYNDFVNQSKRMIDAGILGELTAMHVDILFGKGIPRSISNAQRKPGFLPPGRWKFPDIKRELLTVGAYAVALVQQCFDPIVEVYGQGGAYFFPEHAAHGADDFGTLSLVDRSGRVATLSAGRNGIASHGAGGPNLAYLFGTKGTGRIDGKRPGIDTYLRNRIVDGDYNVDKDDPMQWHSGPPTMLTSTGTEFSRAALDDLVHALDTGARPRFTVRDARDHMEMLLAGYESIVRKRPVRLPLCGGEVA; encoded by the coding sequence ATGGCCGACCGCGTCTACGGCGTGCTGCTGGTCAGTTTCAGCAAACACAGCCACCAGAGCAGTTTCGTCCCCGCCTTCGTGGACCATCCCCGGATCCGCATCGTCGGGGTGGCGGACGACGCGGACATCGACCCCTATCTCAAGCCACAGAACCGGACCTGGGCCGAACAGTTGGGCGTGCCCTATCTGGAAGGGATCGAGACGGCCGTCCAGGGGGACGAGGTCGATGTCGTGAGCATCGGTCACGAGATCGAACGCCGTGCCGAAATCGCCAGGCTGGCTGCTCGGGCCGGCAAGCACCTGTGGATCGACAAGTACATCGGCGCCAACATGCGGGAATGCCGCGACGTGGTCGACGCCGTAGAAGGCTCAGGCGTCACATCTATCCTTCCCAGTTACGTTTACAACGATTTCGTCAACCAGAGCAAAAGGATGATTGACGCGGGGATCCTGGGCGAATTGACGGCGATGCACGTCGATATCCTCTTCGGCAAGGGGATCCCGCGGTCCATTTCGAATGCACAGCGAAAACCCGGTTTCCTGCCGCCGGGCAGGTGGAAATTTCCGGACATCAAACGGGAATTGCTGACGGTCGGCGCCTATGCCGTTGCCCTGGTGCAGCAGTGCTTCGACCCCATTGTCGAGGTATACGGCCAGGGCGGTGCCTACTTCTTCCCGGAACATGCCGCACATGGCGCGGACGACTTCGGCACGCTGTCCCTCGTGGACCGGTCGGGCCGGGTAGCCACCCTGTCCGCCGGGCGCAACGGCATCGCCTCCCATGGCGCCGGTGGACCGAACCTGGCCTACCTGTTCGGCACGAAGGGAACGGGCCGGATCGACGGGAAACGCCCCGGCATCGATACCTACCTGAGAAACCGCATCGTGGACGGCGACTACAATGTCGACAAAGACGATCCCATGCAGTGGCACAGCGGCCCGCCCACCATGCTGACCTCCACGGGAACTGAATTCAGCCGCGCCGCCCTGGATGACCTGGTACACGCACTGGACACCGGCGCGCGTCCGCGCTTCACCGTCCGGGACGCCCGGGACCACATGGAAATGTTGCTCGCGGGCTACGAATCCATCGTGCGGAAACGGCCGGTACGTCTGCCCCTGTGCGGCGGGGAGGTGGCGTGA
- a CDS encoding DUF2961 domain-containing protein, whose amino-acid sequence MDMGNLSRLSRAKTRSISPENTDGGKGRGGMATEGTGAHNARHLGQGWKISPSFDIEAGETLTMADIEGSGAIQHIWLTPTGHWRFAILRIYWDDEEYPSVECPMGDFFACGWSEYAHVSSLAVCVNPASAFNCYWEMPFRKRCRITLENIADEKMRVYYQIDYTLTEVPEDIGYFHASFRRTNPVPYKEVFTILDGVQGHGHYVGTYMAWGSNSNGWWGEGEIKFYIDGDDEFPTICGTGVEDYFCGSYNFDIDGRYVEYTTPYAGMPQVIRPDGMYKSQQRFGMYRWHVSDPVRFEEDLKVTIQALGWRQLLGFTQGGPYQALQDDVASVAFWYQTLPSVPFPALPDRDQLEVI is encoded by the coding sequence ATGGATATGGGAAACCTGTCTCGCCTGTCGCGCGCCAAGACGCGGTCCATCTCGCCGGAAAACACGGATGGCGGAAAGGGCCGGGGCGGCATGGCAACGGAGGGCACCGGAGCCCATAACGCGCGGCACCTGGGGCAGGGCTGGAAGATCTCCCCTTCCTTCGACATCGAAGCGGGAGAAACGCTGACGATGGCCGATATCGAAGGGTCCGGGGCCATTCAGCATATCTGGCTGACGCCTACCGGCCACTGGCGCTTCGCCATCCTGCGCATTTACTGGGATGACGAGGAGTATCCCTCCGTGGAATGTCCCATGGGCGATTTCTTCGCCTGCGGGTGGAGTGAATACGCCCACGTGTCCTCGCTGGCCGTGTGCGTGAATCCGGCCAGCGCGTTCAACTGCTACTGGGAGATGCCCTTTCGCAAGCGTTGCCGCATCACGCTGGAGAACATCGCCGACGAGAAGATGCGCGTGTACTACCAGATCGACTACACGCTGACCGAGGTTCCCGAGGACATCGGCTATTTCCACGCGAGCTTCCGGCGGACGAACCCCGTTCCCTACAAAGAGGTATTCACCATACTGGACGGCGTACAGGGGCACGGCCATTACGTCGGCACCTACATGGCGTGGGGATCCAACAGCAACGGATGGTGGGGCGAGGGGGAGATCAAGTTCTACATCGACGGGGACGACGAGTTTCCAACGATCTGCGGGACGGGTGTCGAAGACTACTTCTGCGGTTCGTACAACTTCGACATCGATGGTCGGTACGTGGAATATACCACCCCGTACGCGGGCATGCCCCAGGTCATCCGCCCCGACGGCATGTACAAGTCCCAGCAGCGGTTCGGCATGTACCGGTGGCACGTGTCGGATCCGGTGCGGTTCGAGGAGGACCTGAAGGTAACCATCCAGGCGTTGGGCTGGCGGCAACTGCTTGGCTTCACCCAGGGCGGCCCCTACCAGGCGCTCCAGGACGATGTCGCTTCGGTGGCCTTCTGGTACCAGACCCTGCCGAGCGTGCCCTTCCCCGCGCTGCCGGA
- a CDS encoding ABC transporter substrate-binding protein produces the protein MNGTRARKPAIEAPSGPHSLAVACLAVLFLVVSCSGDAPPSRLHPEENVLRIAVPSDPRSLDPAIAYDVVTWPLVRALFHGLVDYDDDLNLVPWHARSWTISEDGRTITFKLRQDIHFSNGRPITSGDFAWSLERILDPATKSPGQGFYRNIAGARAFQDGSADRVTGLRTPDSETLVIELVHPDLPFLYCMAMPFAYAVPREEVERRGETFGRHPVGAGPFVLADWQRGTRMRLEKNPAYYLADEIRLEAIELMVGGDETLHMMMFERGELDIASVTSTGIPDADFIRVMKDPVLSQRVAHQPLNAIQYLSMNTEMPPFDQVEVRRAVNHAIDRQRIVSLISDRGILARGVLPPGMPGFNEELEGYDHDPEKARSLLAEAGYPEGFTTELMITAQSGIDTKIGQAVQQDLGEVGITVEIRPVTGSTRIEATGRRGAVPFSTFGWYQDYPDPSNFLDVLLNGNRITEVNSTNVAFYDNASVNALLDEASTSTDRQHRLALYREAERLVVEDAPWVFLYYPQMYLLRQPWLEGLKLNPVWPIRYELMWIEP, from the coding sequence ATGAATGGTACACGGGCGCGGAAACCCGCGATAGAAGCCCCGTCTGGTCCGCATTCGTTGGCAGTGGCGTGTCTTGCGGTGCTGTTCCTCGTGGTTTCCTGTTCCGGCGACGCCCCTCCCAGCCGACTGCACCCCGAGGAGAACGTCCTGCGGATCGCCGTGCCTTCGGATCCGCGATCGCTCGATCCGGCCATCGCCTACGACGTGGTGACCTGGCCGCTGGTGCGCGCCCTGTTCCACGGCCTGGTAGACTATGACGACGACCTGAACCTGGTTCCCTGGCACGCGCGTTCGTGGACGATCTCCGAGGATGGCCGGACCATTACCTTCAAGTTGCGCCAGGACATCCATTTCTCGAACGGCCGACCGATCACCTCCGGGGATTTCGCCTGGTCCCTCGAACGGATTCTGGATCCCGCCACCAAGTCCCCGGGACAGGGATTCTACCGGAACATCGCCGGGGCCCGAGCGTTTCAGGACGGTTCGGCGGACCGGGTCACGGGCCTGCGCACACCCGATTCCGAGACCCTGGTGATCGAGCTGGTCCATCCGGATCTGCCCTTCCTGTACTGCATGGCCATGCCCTTTGCCTACGCCGTTCCAAGGGAGGAGGTGGAGCGGCGCGGGGAGACGTTCGGGCGGCATCCCGTCGGCGCGGGCCCCTTTGTGCTTGCGGACTGGCAGCGCGGAACGCGGATGCGGCTCGAGAAGAATCCGGCGTACTACCTCGCGGATGAGATCCGGCTCGAAGCCATCGAACTGATGGTCGGCGGAGACGAGACCCTGCACATGATGATGTTCGAAAGGGGCGAGCTGGACATTGCCAGCGTCACGTCGACGGGGATTCCGGACGCGGACTTCATCCGGGTGATGAAAGACCCTGTCCTCAGCCAGCGGGTCGCCCATCAACCGCTGAACGCCATCCAGTACCTATCCATGAACACCGAGATGCCGCCTTTCGACCAGGTGGAAGTACGCAGGGCAGTCAACCACGCCATCGACCGACAGCGGATCGTGAGCCTGATCAGCGACCGGGGCATCCTGGCCCGAGGCGTGCTGCCGCCCGGCATGCCGGGATTCAACGAGGAGCTCGAAGGATACGACCACGACCCGGAAAAAGCCCGCAGCCTGCTTGCGGAGGCCGGATACCCCGAGGGATTCACAACCGAACTCATGATCACGGCCCAGAGCGGTATCGATACCAAGATCGGACAGGCGGTGCAGCAGGACCTCGGAGAGGTCGGCATCACCGTGGAAATCAGGCCGGTCACCGGATCGACGCGGATCGAAGCGACGGGCCGGCGCGGCGCGGTACCCTTCTCCACCTTCGGCTGGTACCAGGACTATCCGGATCCGAGCAATTTCCTCGACGTGCTGTTGAACGGCAACCGCATTACCGAAGTGAACAGCACCAACGTGGCGTTCTATGACAATGCATCGGTGAACGCGTTGCTGGACGAAGCGTCCACCAGCACGGACCGGCAACACCGCCTGGCGCTTTACCGTGAGGCGGAGCGTCTGGTGGTGGAGGACGCCCCCTGGGTATTCCTGTACTACCCGCAGATGTATTTGCTCCGTCAGCCCTGGCTCGAGGGGCTGAAGCTCAATCCGGTCTGGCCCATCCGCTACGAATTGATGTGGATCGAACCATGA
- a CDS encoding DsbA family protein yields the protein MARAQVFLGVHNRRKRRCNLQRDVLYYIADPMCSWCWGFSPVLEAVSGVLPEEIPIRYVMGGLARDSAAPMPEETRTYVQSQWRLVAERTGAEFNWDFWKDCEPRRSTYPACRAVIAAGMQRPDGIGAMFHAIQRAYYLEARNPSDAETLVQLAGELNMDTQRFSDDLVSARTDELLQEDFALRRSLHADKFPTMILEHDDNQFWLAYGYEEEDLVVDLLTSSLLS from the coding sequence ATGGCACGCGCACAGGTCTTTTTAGGCGTCCATAACCGACGAAAGCGACGGTGTAATTTGCAACGCGACGTACTCTACTACATCGCCGATCCCATGTGTTCCTGGTGCTGGGGATTCAGTCCGGTGCTGGAGGCGGTCTCCGGCGTGCTCCCCGAAGAAATCCCCATCCGCTACGTCATGGGCGGCCTGGCCCGGGACTCTGCAGCTCCCATGCCGGAGGAGACCCGGACCTACGTGCAGTCCCAGTGGCGGCTGGTCGCCGAACGAACGGGCGCGGAATTCAACTGGGATTTCTGGAAGGACTGCGAGCCCAGGAGATCGACGTACCCGGCCTGCCGGGCGGTCATCGCAGCCGGGATGCAGCGGCCGGACGGCATTGGGGCGATGTTTCACGCCATCCAGCGGGCCTACTATCTCGAAGCGCGGAATCCGTCGGACGCGGAAACACTCGTGCAGCTTGCCGGCGAATTGAACATGGACACGCAGCGCTTTTCCGATGACCTCGTCTCGGCCCGCACCGACGAACTGCTCCAAGAGGACTTCGCGCTTCGTCGGTCCCTTCATGCCGACAAGTTCCCCACGATGATCCTGGAACACGACGACAACCAGTTCTGGCTGGCCTACGGTTACGAAGAAGAAGACCTGGTGGTGGACCTGCTGACTTCGTCGCTGCTGTCCTGA
- a CDS encoding sodium:alanine symporter family protein, whose product MDAVLRAISDFMWGPWTIGVLAVLGLMLTVASRGVQFRKFGTAVGLVMRGALRRDKGEQESGDISPFQALTTAMAATIGNGNIAGVATAIAVGGPGAAFWMAAMAPLGMATKYAETVLALRYRGKTRDGLMLGGPMSYLKEGLNLPTIGVVFALCATLGGLGGGNIGQANSIALVLDTQFHVAKWITGALLAGILAVVVIGGIKRIGLVAERLVPTMVIVYAASVIYVVITHFSALPATLWLIVESAFTPVAAIGGFAGATVSRTIQYGIRRGVISSEAGLGSAGIAHSAAQTSNPVRQGYISMIGVFIDTIVVCSMTAVTVVIAGVWHNGEISTALVASALNTTIPFGGAIVALCSLMFGFTTMVTWSYYAEQGLRFVTDSRGVVLGIRITWCAAAFFGAVYEARLIWDLGDIMVACMMFPNLVGLIGLTREIRVVSVNEQAAGAA is encoded by the coding sequence ATGGATGCCGTCCTGCGCGCGATATCCGATTTCATGTGGGGACCCTGGACGATCGGCGTGCTCGCCGTCCTGGGTCTCATGCTTACCGTGGCCAGCAGAGGGGTCCAGTTCCGAAAGTTCGGCACGGCCGTCGGCCTGGTCATGCGGGGCGCCCTGCGCAGGGACAAGGGCGAGCAGGAATCGGGCGACATCTCGCCCTTCCAGGCGTTGACCACCGCCATGGCGGCCACCATCGGCAACGGAAACATCGCGGGGGTGGCGACGGCCATCGCGGTGGGCGGTCCGGGCGCGGCCTTCTGGATGGCAGCCATGGCGCCCCTGGGCATGGCGACGAAGTACGCGGAGACCGTGCTGGCCCTGCGGTACCGGGGAAAGACGCGGGACGGCCTCATGCTCGGCGGCCCCATGTCCTATCTGAAGGAGGGGCTGAACCTGCCCACCATCGGCGTGGTCTTCGCCCTCTGCGCCACGCTGGGCGGCCTGGGCGGCGGGAACATCGGCCAGGCGAACTCCATCGCCCTGGTGCTGGATACCCAGTTCCACGTGGCCAAGTGGATCACCGGCGCCCTGCTGGCCGGCATCCTGGCCGTGGTCGTGATCGGCGGGATCAAGCGTATCGGCCTGGTCGCGGAAAGGCTCGTGCCGACGATGGTGATCGTCTACGCCGCCAGCGTAATCTACGTCGTGATCACCCATTTCAGTGCGCTGCCGGCAACGCTCTGGCTGATCGTGGAAAGCGCCTTCACTCCTGTCGCGGCCATCGGGGGATTCGCCGGGGCCACGGTGTCCCGGACGATTCAGTACGGTATCCGACGGGGTGTCATCTCCAGCGAGGCGGGTCTGGGAAGCGCCGGAATCGCCCACAGTGCAGCGCAGACGAGCAACCCGGTTCGCCAGGGGTACATCTCGATGATCGGCGTCTTCATCGACACGATCGTCGTCTGCTCCATGACCGCGGTGACCGTCGTCATCGCCGGCGTGTGGCACAACGGCGAAATCAGCACCGCCCTCGTGGCTTCCGCACTCAACACCACCATCCCCTTCGGCGGCGCCATCGTCGCGCTCTGCTCCCTGATGTTCGGGTTCACGACCATGGTCACCTGGTCCTACTATGCCGAGCAGGGTCTTCGGTTCGTGACGGACTCCCGGGGCGTGGTGCTGGGTATCCGGATCACCTGGTGCGCGGCCGCCTTCTTCGGGGCCGTTTATGAAGCCCGGCTGATCTGGGACCTTGGCGATATCATGGTCGCCTGCATGATGTTTCCCAATCTCGTCGGATTGATCGGTCTGACCCGCGAAATACGCGTGGTATCCGTCAACGAACAGGCCGCCGGGGCCGCTTGA
- a CDS encoding sigma-70 family RNA polymerase sigma factor, producing the protein MAHTADGLIIESVLNDSPDDFEKLVTRYDREIRRIVGSMVRNRQDRQDIVQDIWLSVYQRLSSLRDPERFPQWLRAIARNRCLAHAGDRHHRETAWSEIQPEEGAESTWPGDEHLDRAKRRSVRKAVATLSHALGRTVAMYYFTGYSCDEVSTRMNVPVGTVKRRLSEARSKLRSMFRDWSQWPAEGGLDLRHLIVAAPICTGF; encoded by the coding sequence ATGGCGCACACGGCGGACGGACTCATCATCGAAAGCGTGCTGAACGACAGTCCGGACGACTTCGAAAAACTGGTGACGCGGTATGACCGCGAGATCAGGCGTATCGTGGGATCCATGGTCAGGAACCGCCAGGACAGGCAGGATATCGTACAGGATATCTGGCTTTCCGTTTACCAGCGGCTGTCGTCCCTGCGCGATCCGGAGCGGTTTCCGCAGTGGCTGCGCGCCATTGCGCGCAACCGGTGCCTCGCGCACGCGGGTGACCGGCACCACCGGGAAACGGCCTGGTCGGAGATCCAGCCGGAGGAAGGCGCCGAAAGCACCTGGCCGGGCGACGAGCACCTGGACCGGGCAAAGCGCCGCAGCGTGCGGAAAGCCGTAGCGACCCTGTCGCACGCACTCGGCCGGACCGTCGCCATGTACTATTTCACCGGTTACTCCTGTGACGAGGTCAGCACGCGGATGAACGTCCCCGTGGGCACCGTGAAACGCAGGCTATCGGAAGCGCGAAGCAAGCTGCGGAGCATGTTCAGGGACTGGTCGCAATGGCCTGCAGAAGGCGGCCTGGATCTTCGACATCTGATCGTCGCCGCGCCGATTTGCACCGGTTTCTGA
- the hflB gene encoding ATP-dependent zinc metalloprotease FtsH — translation MACRRRPGSSTSDRRRADLHRFLRTPSNPRTNRGLLQDMSQPPQDRNPHPPPDDRQHQPRNDRQPPPDKTRKNRSILIWLVLFLFFLMAAQFLPRRGDNAVTVSYTQFQQFLEADNIEQVTITEKLITGTLRQNSSTVVEGANQSLREFKVYIPFDDPELVADLMAKNVMVTAEPEATNWVGYLIAALPWLLLIGFWIFILRQMQSGQRGMFSFGKSRAKMIVEDRPSITFADVAGVLEAKRDLQEIVEFLKNPDKFHALGGRIPKGALLLGPPGTGKTLLAKAVAGEAGVPFFSMSGSDFVEMFVGVGASRVRDLFDQARQNAPCIIFIDEIDAIGRHRGAGLGGGHDEREQTLNQLLVGLDGFEKTDSIIVIGATNRPDVLDPALLRPGRFDRHIVVDRPDVVGREKILEIHVKSRKIPLDDSVKLDVLAKGVPGMVGADLANMVNEAALIAARYDRASVTSEDFEEAKEKIMMGSKRQLVISDKEREIVAYHEAGHALAFELIPEIDPLHKVTILPQGRGLGVTIPLPEERYLQSRSYCLGTMAAALGGRAAEQIVFGEVTSGAQSDIEQVTRISRHMVCDWGMSEELGATALGEKEHEVFLGRDIAHQPNYSETTAHRIDQEIQRFVTEAGERVEKLLKEYEPQLHVVAKALLERDTLSRDEVAALIEGKTLPPKKDDNAGSKDDGDSGSKDVAQEDGESAAEEAHKEVAQDDGEGDTEKSSAEEATAETPSTDGNGVAAVDGSDGSEKSDEEPVTAPDLDETVETSKRR, via the coding sequence ATGGCCTGCAGAAGGCGGCCTGGATCTTCGACATCTGATCGTCGCCGCGCCGATTTGCACCGGTTTCTGAGAACTCCATCCAACCCCCGAACGAACCGAGGTCTTCTACAAGACATGTCCCAACCACCGCAGGACCGGAATCCGCACCCGCCCCCGGACGACCGACAGCACCAGCCCAGAAACGACCGGCAGCCACCGCCCGACAAGACGAGGAAGAACCGTTCGATCCTGATCTGGCTCGTGCTCTTCCTGTTCTTCCTGATGGCCGCGCAGTTCCTGCCCAGGCGTGGCGACAACGCGGTAACGGTGTCCTACACGCAGTTCCAGCAGTTCCTCGAAGCCGACAACATCGAGCAGGTCACCATCACCGAGAAGCTGATTACGGGCACGCTGCGCCAGAACTCGTCGACCGTGGTCGAAGGCGCGAACCAGAGCCTGCGCGAGTTCAAGGTATACATCCCCTTCGACGATCCGGAGCTGGTGGCCGATCTCATGGCCAAAAACGTCATGGTTACGGCCGAACCGGAAGCCACCAACTGGGTGGGCTACCTCATCGCCGCCCTGCCGTGGCTGCTGCTCATCGGGTTCTGGATCTTCATCCTGCGCCAGATGCAGTCGGGCCAGCGCGGCATGTTCTCCTTTGGCAAGAGCCGGGCCAAGATGATCGTGGAAGACCGGCCCTCCATCACCTTCGCCGACGTGGCCGGCGTGCTCGAGGCCAAGCGCGACCTGCAGGAGATCGTGGAGTTCCTGAAGAACCCGGACAAGTTCCACGCCCTGGGCGGCCGGATACCGAAAGGCGCCCTGCTGCTGGGGCCGCCGGGCACGGGGAAGACCCTGCTCGCCAAAGCTGTCGCTGGTGAGGCGGGCGTGCCCTTCTTCAGCATGAGCGGATCGGACTTCGTGGAGATGTTCGTCGGCGTGGGCGCCTCCCGCGTGCGGGACCTTTTCGACCAGGCACGCCAGAACGCACCGTGTATCATTTTCATCGATGAAATCGACGCCATCGGACGACACCGGGGTGCCGGACTCGGCGGCGGGCATGACGAGCGGGAACAGACCCTGAACCAGTTGCTGGTGGGGCTGGACGGTTTCGAGAAAACGGACTCCATCATCGTGATCGGCGCGACGAACCGTCCGGACGTGCTCGATCCCGCGCTGCTCCGGCCCGGCCGCTTCGACCGGCACATCGTCGTCGACCGGCCCGACGTCGTGGGACGGGAGAAGATCCTCGAGATCCACGTAAAGAGCCGCAAGATCCCTCTCGACGACTCGGTCAAGTTGGATGTGCTCGCCAAGGGCGTGCCCGGCATGGTCGGCGCGGACCTGGCCAATATGGTGAACGAGGCAGCGCTCATCGCGGCGCGGTACGATCGCGCCTCCGTAACCAGCGAAGACTTCGAAGAAGCCAAAGAAAAGATCATGATGGGATCGAAGCGCCAGCTTGTCATCAGCGACAAGGAGCGTGAGATCGTGGCCTACCACGAGGCCGGACACGCCCTCGCCTTCGAACTCATCCCCGAAATCGATCCCCTGCACAAGGTGACGATCCTGCCCCAGGGCAGAGGCCTCGGCGTGACCATCCCCCTGCCGGAGGAACGCTACCTACAGTCCCGTTCCTACTGCCTGGGCACGATGGCCGCGGCCCTGGGCGGCCGGGCGGCAGAACAGATCGTCTTCGGCGAAGTGACCTCCGGCGCACAAAGCGACATCGAACAGGTCACCCGCATCAGCCGACACATGGTATGCGACTGGGGGATGAGCGAAGAACTCGGCGCCACGGCGCTGGGCGAGAAGGAGCACGAGGTCTTCCTCGGCCGGGACATCGCCCACCAGCCCAACTACAGCGAGACCACCGCCCATCGCATCGACCAGGAGATCCAGCGTTTCGTGACCGAGGCGGGAGAACGTGTGGAAAAGCTGCTCAAGGAGTACGAACCCCAGCTACACGTCGTAGCCAAGGCCCTCCTGGAACGGGATACACTCTCCCGGGACGAGGTGGCCGCGCTCATCGAAGGCAAGACCCTGCCACCGAAGAAGGATGACAACGCTGGATCGAAGGATGATGGCGATTCCGGATCGAAGGATGTCGCGCAAGAGGACGGCGAGAGCGCCGCAGAGGAGGCGCATAAGGAAGTCGCGCAAGACGACGGCGAGGGCGATACGGAGAAGTCATCGGCGGAAGAAGCGACAGCTGAAACGCCGTCCACGGATGGCAACGGCGTCGCAGCGGTAGACGGCTCGGACGGGTCGGAAAAGTCGGACGAGGAGCCGGTAACGGCACCCGATCTCGATGAAACCGTGGAAACGTCGAAGAGGCGTTAA